The Brassica oleracea var. oleracea cultivar TO1000 chromosome C6, BOL, whole genome shotgun sequence genome includes a region encoding these proteins:
- the LOC106297329 gene encoding uncharacterized protein LOC106297329 produces MEEVIAVCGQWLLEKERWMFHVDKRRGSKVIPVTDNTNFEDMINMVYEDYRLDKRHICIELSYMLSRKSFLKLTLDTPPVRIGNFRQLQGFFRHLKSDHVRLCVEVTCRVNRKTMEKSTHGGVVNQSDHSPAEDSDTDGERFDYCDDSDGATSDDEDFIAYGVPPGVDINTRKWHTPKVGLATTLKKTKAVTTHGRQQLSSLNIVVGQSFESKFALKTRLQMLTVVQQFDYDVDYSTPDLLVVKCWVRGCSWKLRASPTSDSPHFTVRGYVSEHTCSVTERSARCRQATPEILGALYTEFIGGVEPSILPSHVMQSLNMCFGIKIDYWKAHRTLQYARELVRGSAESGYNDLLAYLHMIREANPGTFTRLEVDSSDRFKYLFLAFGASIKGFPFMRKVVVVDGTFLQGKYKGTLLIASSQDGNFQIFPIAFAIVDTENDESWKWFFRQLNCVIPDDEKLAIISDRHKSIGNAITHVYPKASRGVCTYHLYKNVLGKFRGRELFGLVKKAANSYRLSDFETIFEEIKSMHPALHGYLHKADVRKWARAHFPGDRYNLTTTNIAESINRVLSDARSLPVVRLLEAIRQMMTRWFSTRKNDAYLMKTTLTRGVEKLLEVNMSF; encoded by the coding sequence ATGGAGGAAGTTATAGCAGTTTGTGGCCAGTGGTTACTAGAGAAGGAAAGGTGGATGTTTCACGTTGATAAGAGAAGAGGAAGCAAAGTTATTCCTGTAACTGACAATACAAACTTCGAAGATATGATAAACATGGTTTATGAGGACTACAGGTTAGATAAGAGACATATTTGTATCGAGTTGAGTTACATGCTCAGTAGGAAGAGTTTCTTGAAGCTAACTCTTGACACACCACCAGTGAGAATTGGGAATTTCCGTCAATTACAAGGTTTCTTTCGTCACCTGAAGTCTGACCACGTTCGGCTATGCGTGGAGGTCACTTGCAGAGTCAATAGGAAGACGATGGAAAAGAGCACTCATGGAGGTGTCGTGAATCAATCTGATCATAGTCCTGCTGAAGACTCAGACACCGATGGAGAGCGGTTTGACTATTGTGATGATTCAGATGGTGCGACATCAGATGATGAGGACTTTATAGCCTACGGAGTACCTCCAGGAGTAGATATAAATACGAGGAAATGGCACACGCCAAAGGTGGGGCTAGCAACTACATTGAAAAAAACAAAGGCTGTAACTACGCATGGCAGACAACAATTGAGTTCACTAAATATAGTTGTTGGCCAAAGTTTTGAGTCCAAGTTTGCATTGAAAACAAGACTTCAGATGCTGACGGTAGTGCAACAATTTGATTACGATGTCGACTACTCAACACCTGATCTGTTAGTAGTAAAGTGTTGGGTTAGAGGTTGTAGTTGGAAATTAAGAGCATCACCAACAAGTGATAGTCCTCACTTTACTGTACGCGGCTATGTTTCAGAACATACTTGTTCAGTTACAGAAAGATCAGCTCGTTGCAGACAAGCAACACCAGAGATTCTTGGAGCTTTATACACTGAATTCATTGGTGGAGTGGAGCCAAGCATTTTGCCCAGTCATGTGATGCAGTCGCTTAACATGTGCTTTGGAATAAAGATTGACTACTGGAAAGCTCATAGGACGCTGCAATATGCAAGAGAATTGGTTAGGGGATCTGCTGAGAGTGGATATAATGATTTACTTGCTTATCTACACATGATTAGGGAGGCAAATCCTGGGACATTCACTCGCCTAGAGGTAGATTCTAGTGACAGATTCAAGTATCTTTTCCTCGCATTTGGTGCTAGCATCAAGGGGTTTCCATTCATGAGGAAGGTTGTTGTTGTCGATGGCACATTCTTGCAAGGAAAGTACAAAGGGACTCTACTAATTGCGTCATCACAGGATGGCAATTTTCAGATTTTTCCAATTGCATTTGCGATAGTCGATACGGAGAACGATGAATCATGGAAGTGGTTTTTCAGACAACTCAACTGTGTGATTCCGGATGACGAAAAACTTGCTATTATTTCAGATAGACACAAATCAATTGGAAATGCAATTACCCATGTATATCCAAAGGCCAGCCGTGGAGTTTGTACTTATCACTTATACAAGAATGTGTTGGGAAAGTTTAGAGGTCGGGAGTTGTTTGGCTTGGTTAAAAAGGCAGCAAATTCATACAGACTTTCAGATTTTGAGACCATATTTGAGGAGATCAAATCAATGCATCCGGCATTGCATGGCTACTTGCACAAAGCAGATGTAAGGAAGTGGGCACGTGCTCATTTTCCTGGTGATAGGTATAATTTGACTACAACTAACATAGCCGAATCTATAAATAGAGTGCTTTCAGATGCAAGGAGTTTACCCGTTGTAAGACTTTTAGAAGCAATAAGGCAAATGATGACGCGCTGGTTTTCGACTCGGAAGAATGATGCATATTTGATGAAAACAACTTTAACTCGTGGAGTAGAGAAGCTTTTAGAGGTAAACATGAGTTTCTAA